A window of the Barnesiella propionica genome harbors these coding sequences:
- a CDS encoding FtsK/SpoIIIE family DNA translocase codes for MAAKKDANPKDTPQTGFFSSIRAFLRNERIHFITGIFFVLFAAYTFISFLSFFYTGTVDQSKIENLPVVELSRIENEILNWGGAFGAYLSDLFINRWIGISSFVVSLWLAVIGLKLMQVNRCNLPKLTLYCSLTIIISSLFFGYFFIDNYNDSFLFLGGYHGYYATLFLEHNIGEVGTPLLIMALTLFFLIIISKKTIDIIRRIFTLKISSKKTIKPILNEPVTDPVPEKNIAQAEQKNNVTKKEIKEYAAHTPSPELTFDDEEAPYSDDTEDEIPFEVSTGETDGNDIPAPPLKELTIAGENGFTIAQGTEELTDNNAPLENYDPTRDLSHYKAPGFDLLNKYESSSEINQEELIANKKRITETLENYGIHIVSIKATVGPTITLYEIVPEAGIRIAKIKNLEDDIAMSLSALGIRIIAPIPGKGTIGIEVPNNVPQTVSMYSIIASRKFQECNYELPIALGKTITNDVYVADLCKMPHVLVAGATGQGKSVGLNAIISSLLYKKHPSQLKFVLVDPKKVEFSLYSAIERHFLAKLPDTEDAIITDVTKVVQTLSSITKEMDDRYDLLKKARVRTIKEYNTKFINRGLNPNNGHHYMPYIVVIIDEFSDLIMTAGKEVEAPIIRIAQLARAVGIHMIIATQRPSTNVITGIIKANFPTRIAFRVMSMIDSRTILDCPGANQLIGRGDMLIFKGSELERVQCAFIDTPEVERLCEYISQQQGYPTAFMLPEYTGGDSEGGAIDFSETRERDPLFDEAARMIVVSQQASTSSLQRRYSIGYNRAGRLMDQLEAAGIVGPSEGGKPRQVLVMDIMQLENKLS; via the coding sequence ATGGCAGCAAAAAAGGATGCAAATCCCAAAGATACACCCCAAACAGGATTTTTTAGCAGCATACGAGCTTTTTTACGAAACGAACGCATACACTTTATAACAGGCATTTTTTTCGTACTATTCGCTGCATATACATTTATTTCTTTTCTTTCTTTTTTCTATACAGGAACTGTAGATCAAAGTAAAATAGAAAATTTACCTGTAGTAGAACTCAGCCGTATCGAAAATGAAATACTTAATTGGGGAGGAGCTTTCGGAGCCTATCTGTCCGACCTGTTCATTAACCGATGGATAGGGATATCTTCTTTTGTCGTAAGTTTATGGCTGGCAGTCATAGGGCTTAAACTCATGCAGGTAAATCGCTGCAACCTGCCTAAACTTACCTTATATTGCAGCCTGACTATCATCATATCTTCTCTGTTCTTCGGCTATTTCTTTATAGACAATTATAACGACAGCTTCTTATTTCTGGGAGGATATCATGGGTATTATGCAACTCTGTTTCTGGAGCACAACATAGGAGAAGTAGGAACACCTCTCCTGATCATGGCGCTGACTCTCTTTTTTCTTATAATTATCAGCAAAAAAACGATTGATATTATTCGCCGTATATTTACCTTGAAAATTTCTTCAAAGAAAACCATAAAGCCTATCTTAAATGAGCCTGTAACCGATCCGGTTCCTGAAAAAAATATCGCTCAAGCAGAGCAAAAGAATAACGTTACCAAAAAAGAAATTAAAGAATATGCCGCCCATACTCCATCGCCGGAACTCACTTTCGACGATGAAGAAGCACCGTATTCGGACGATACAGAAGATGAAATACCATTCGAAGTATCTACTGGGGAAACAGATGGTAATGATATACCTGCACCACCTTTAAAAGAACTGACTATAGCCGGAGAAAACGGATTTACTATCGCGCAAGGAACCGAGGAACTGACCGACAATAACGCACCTTTGGAAAACTACGATCCTACGCGCGATCTATCCCACTATAAGGCGCCGGGATTTGATCTGTTGAATAAATACGAATCGTCATCGGAGATTAATCAAGAAGAACTGATCGCCAATAAAAAACGCATTACGGAAACTTTGGAAAACTACGGAATACATATCGTTTCGATAAAAGCGACCGTAGGCCCCACCATCACATTATACGAAATCGTTCCGGAAGCCGGTATAAGGATTGCAAAAATAAAGAACCTGGAAGACGATATAGCCATGAGCCTGTCTGCACTCGGAATACGTATCATCGCTCCTATCCCCGGTAAAGGCACCATCGGTATAGAAGTTCCGAACAATGTACCGCAAACGGTTTCCATGTATTCTATCATAGCATCCAGAAAATTCCAGGAATGTAACTATGAGCTACCTATTGCGTTGGGAAAAACCATCACGAACGACGTATATGTGGCAGATCTGTGCAAGATGCCACACGTACTGGTGGCAGGTGCTACAGGCCAGGGAAAATCGGTAGGACTGAATGCCATCATATCGTCTTTGCTGTACAAAAAGCATCCGTCCCAACTCAAATTTGTATTGGTAGATCCCAAGAAAGTGGAATTTAGCCTGTATTCTGCTATTGAACGGCATTTTCTGGCAAAATTGCCTGATACCGAAGATGCTATTATAACAGATGTCACCAAAGTGGTACAAACGCTCAGTTCTATTACCAAAGAGATGGACGACCGCTATGACCTGCTAAAAAAGGCGCGTGTACGTACTATCAAAGAATATAACACGAAATTTATTAACCGGGGACTTAATCCGAACAACGGTCATCATTATATGCCGTATATAGTAGTCATTATCGATGAGTTCAGCGACCTCATCATGACAGCCGGAAAAGAGGTGGAAGCACCTATCATACGTATAGCACAACTGGCGCGTGCCGTAGGTATACATATGATTATAGCGACACAAAGACCTTCGACTAATGTGATTACCGGTATTATTAAAGCAAACTTCCCGACCCGTATCGCATTCCGTGTCATGTCCATGATAGATTCCCGCACTATTCTGGATTGTCCCGGAGCCAACCAACTCATCGGGCGGGGAGATATGCTTATATTCAAAGGCAGTGAACTGGAAAGGGTACAATGTGCGTTTATAGATACACCGGAAGTAGAAAGGCTTTGTGAATATATAAGCCAGCAACAAGGTTATCCTACCGCCTTCATGCTCCCTGAATATACAGGGGGTGACAGCGAAGGCGGTGCTATAGATTTTTCCGAAACGAGAGAGAGAGACCCCTTGTTCGACGAAGCGGCACGCATGATAGTCGTTTCACAACAAGCCTCTACATCTTCCCTGCAACGACGTTATTCCATAGGATACAACCGGGCAGGCAGGCTCATGGACCAATTGGAAGCAGCGGGTATCGTGGGACCGAGTGAAGGTGGTAAACCCAGACAGGTGCTGGTAATGGACATCATGCAACTGGAAAATAAACTTTCTTAA
- a CDS encoding LolA family protein: MRRAYISFLLILLILPLSHAQNSLLDKVKSKYESSKGISAVFTIMQEGTQGKIVGDIKMAGEKFVLNTPEIISWYNGKEMWSYMFSTREVNLSTPSLSELQNINPYAIINGYKKGFTEKTGTPKNGKQTVTLIPKNKQSDFKKIVLIIDSQLLYPLSVTIYDKNNKVTQIEISKYKSGLNYPDRTFVFDKKNYPDAELIDLR, translated from the coding sequence ATGAGACGAGCATATATATCTTTTTTATTGATTTTGCTGATATTACCTTTATCACATGCTCAAAATTCGCTATTAGATAAAGTAAAATCGAAATACGAATCATCCAAAGGTATTTCGGCTGTTTTTACAATCATGCAGGAAGGAACCCAGGGAAAGATCGTCGGAGACATAAAAATGGCTGGCGAAAAATTCGTCCTGAACACCCCTGAAATAATCTCGTGGTATAACGGAAAAGAGATGTGGTCCTATATGTTTTCTACGCGAGAAGTAAATTTGAGCACTCCCAGCTTGTCAGAATTACAAAATATAAATCCTTACGCTATTATAAACGGATATAAAAAAGGATTTACCGAAAAAACGGGAACACCCAAAAACGGAAAACAAACCGTTACATTAATCCCTAAGAACAAACAGAGTGACTTTAAAAAAATAGTATTGATAATAGATTCCCAATTATTATATCCATTGTCTGTAACAATTTATGACAAAAACAATAAAGTGACGCAGATAGAAATTTCAAAATACAAAAGTGGCTTGAACTATCCTGACCGTACATTTGTTTTCGATAAGAAAAACTATCCCGATGCAGAACTGATAGACCTAAGATAA
- a CDS encoding TrkH family potassium uptake protein has translation MAEINYRLLLKIIGLLLFVEAFFMLIPLVTSLLYGGSDFMPFLYTLLITSGCAGIMVLCGKNASNHVGKREGFLLVSVTWLFFSFFGMLPFIFSGYAPRIVDAFFETMSGFTTTGATVLENINILPHGINIWRCLIQWLGGMGIILFTLAVLPMLNSGGGIQLFNAEVTGVTHDKLSPRISQTAKKLWVVYCTITAVLVILLFMGPMNLFEAVCHAMSTMGTGGFSTRQESIIYWNSSYTEYVIAIFMIIAGINFSLVYRAVKGDYSKLIHSEELRWFLIMVIGAIIVIMTGLYITGQWEGFEKTFRMTFFQVSSIISTTGFSTADYTVWGPFFCVIILILMFFGACAGSTSGGAKIDRMVILIKNIKNEFYRAIHPNAVVPIRVNSKLISHELVTKTMAFLIVYMFVIVASTVSLTALGLSMDESFGAALSCISNVGPGLEASGPAGDYSHIPESGKWILSFVMFIGRLELFTVLILFTKYFWKK, from the coding sequence TAGTAACTTCACTTTTATACGGAGGAAGCGACTTTATGCCGTTTCTTTATACCTTACTTATTACCTCAGGATGTGCTGGAATCATGGTATTATGCGGAAAAAATGCATCCAACCATGTAGGAAAACGGGAAGGATTTCTCTTAGTATCGGTCACTTGGCTATTCTTTTCATTTTTCGGAATGCTGCCCTTTATTTTCTCAGGATACGCACCACGTATTGTCGATGCTTTTTTTGAAACCATGTCGGGATTTACAACTACCGGAGCTACAGTCCTGGAGAACATAAATATCCTGCCACACGGTATTAATATCTGGCGGTGTCTCATACAATGGCTGGGAGGTATGGGAATTATCCTTTTCACACTTGCCGTTCTTCCTATGCTTAATTCCGGAGGAGGAATCCAATTATTTAATGCCGAGGTGACCGGTGTTACTCACGATAAACTTAGTCCCCGTATCAGTCAAACGGCAAAGAAACTATGGGTGGTTTACTGTACTATTACTGCCGTATTAGTAATTTTGCTGTTTATGGGGCCCATGAACTTATTCGAAGCCGTTTGTCACGCTATGAGTACTATGGGAACTGGAGGATTTTCCACCCGGCAGGAAAGTATTATTTACTGGAATTCTTCTTATACCGAATATGTTATAGCGATATTTATGATTATTGCCGGAATCAATTTCTCACTGGTATACCGCGCGGTAAAAGGCGATTATTCCAAACTCATCCACAGCGAAGAGTTACGCTGGTTCCTGATTATGGTAATAGGAGCTATTATCGTCATCATGACGGGATTATACATTACCGGTCAATGGGAAGGATTCGAGAAAACATTCCGTATGACTTTTTTCCAGGTTTCTTCTATTATCTCTACTACGGGGTTTTCCACGGCCGATTATACAGTCTGGGGACCTTTCTTCTGTGTTATTATCCTTATACTCATGTTTTTCGGAGCATGCGCCGGTTCTACCAGCGGCGGGGCAAAGATAGACCGCATGGTTATCTTAATCAAAAATATCAAGAATGAATTTTACCGGGCTATACATCCTAATGCCGTTGTCCCTATACGGGTAAATAGCAAACTGATATCACACGAGCTGGTTACAAAAACAATGGCTTTTCTTATTGTATACATGTTCGTGATAGTAGCCAGTACGGTCTCGCTTACTGCATTAGGTCTCAGTATGGACGAATCGTTCGGGGCGGCTCTTTCCTGCATAAGCAATGTCGGCCCAGGACTTGAAGCAAGCGGACCGGCCGGAGATTATTCCCATATACCCGAATCCGGCAAATGGATATTATCCTTTGTGATGTTTATCGGACGTTTGGAGCTATTTACCGTCCTTATTTTATTTACTAAATATTTTTGGAAAAAATAA